A window of Gossypium hirsutum isolate 1008001.06 chromosome D13, Gossypium_hirsutum_v2.1, whole genome shotgun sequence genomic DNA:
atgcataaattaaagttgtataatttaaataaaataatataaattttattttcaatttattgttttaatatatgattttatatttgaatttgagaatgttacttttcttttcttttttttcgcaCTTTACTTTTCCATCGTATGGCACTTTATAAGTGCTATTTAACTCATTTCTTCGTCTTTGAAAATGTGCACTTTAGATCTTCATACTTTTcatttttcagtttagtcccaaaaGTGGCGTCAACCATAATAGTACATTTCCTAAGTCATCCTCGTGCCCAAAAATCATCATTAACTCCAATTTCCTCAATTTGATCAAATTGCATTATAGTCCTTTAACTTTtccaaatttataatttgatccctTTATGTTGAAATCTCTTAGTCATAATCATTCTCTCAAAATTACCTTTCCACAAGTCAAAAAAATTCTTTACGTTTTCATTTATTAAGCTTTGCTTTTGAATTTCCTCAAAATTCCACTATCCAATCTCTATCATTTATTGTAGGCaaaatttgaggcgttacaatttaaatataagtattagaTTAGATATTTGTATCTTGCTCTATAATAAAATTAGGGATAAGGTAACTTTTGACCCTGCACTTTTTTTTAGCCACTTTAACCTTTGAACTTAAAAACCGTTATTCATTTAAGCTCATTTGCAATGACTGTGAAAAAAATGGGGAGTAACTTTTGACCCCTGAACTTTTTTTATCCACTTTGACCCTTAAGCTTGAAAAGCTTTATTCATTTAAGCTCATTTATAATGATTGTGAAAAAAATAGGGATAATATAAATTTTGGCCCCCAAATTTGGCAAGTAGGTCTACATTGGCCCTTGAACTTGACAGCTGGGTTTACTactgtacttttttttttgttcactttggcACTTGAACTTGACAACTAGGTCAATTTTGATCTCTGAACTTGAAGAATCTAAAACTTTGATGATGTGGCACTctgagtttaaaaaataaaaaaaaattagatgatGATGTGGTACTATCTCAGAGTGCCATATTCAGTGTTTTAATAACCGAACCGATAGTTAAATAGGTTAAACCACCAGTTCAACCGGTTTGACTGTCggaccaacaataattaaataattaaaaattcataaaaatctaaaaaaaactaaaaaaaaactaaaattggtTTTACTTggctttttagatttttatgatttttaataattaaaaaaagtaacaTTTTAGATTTTTCAAGTTTAGGGATCAAAATGGACTTAGTTGTCAATTTTAAGTGCCACAATGAATAAAAAATGTACAGGTACTAAAGCGAACCTAGTTGtagatttttatgatttttaataattaaaaaaagtaacaTTTTAGATTTTTCAAGTTTAGGGATCAAAATGGACTTAGTTGTCAATTTTAAGTGCCACAATGAATAAAAAATGTACAGGTACTAAAGCGAACCTAGTTGTCAAGTTTAGTGGCCAATGTGGACCTACTTACCAAGTTCAGGGGCCAAAAGTTACATTATCCCCATTTTTTTCAGTCATTAAGAGAATGGGCTTATATGAATAATGGTTTTGACATTCAGGGGTCAAAGTGGATAAAAGAAAGACAAGAGACCAAAAGTTACATTATCCCAAAAATTTATAGCCTTACAATTTCTTTTTAGAATTAGTGACGAGAAACCTCACTTGCCACTGCAACATCCGTTACATTTATAGCTGTAACCTTATACCATTTTGTAAGAAGGAAATGATTCAAGTAATTAATTATTCATTAACCTTAGATTCAGATAATATTTAGGACAATTTATAAGAAGGCGATATATAATACAATAGTAAATTAAGTGATTTAATTGCCATACTTGGCCTTATAATCACTCCACAGTTGATCAACAGTTTTTCCCAGCAGTTCAACAAAAAACCCAGCATTATACCCACTTCTCATCTTCTTATTAAGCTCTGCAACGAACCCATTCCTCAGACCATCACAATACTCCAAAAACCTAGCCGTAACATCGTATCCTTGGTCCCATCTATCTCCCTGCCCTGGCTTCACCCAATGGCTCGGTATATAATTAGCCTTCAGCCTCACGAAATCAGCTATCCCTTCAATCAACCCCCCAGGGGTCTGACCGTTCCCGTTCCATTGCCAAATATGCGTCATTTCATGGTAAAGCACCCCGTTGAATTCCTTCCTCAAGTCGCCTGTGTAGTTTCCTAGGTAATTGGCGTTAACATGGATTTCGTTGTTGATGGAAAAGGCTACACCGTCGCCGTTTTCGATGAACAGTGTTACTTTCGGGACATTTTTCCTGTCGGATGGGTTGGTTTGTTGGAAGATGTCCCAGATGAAGTCTGTGGCTGATGACATGGTTTGGAGGCTGCTTTGGGCTCCGATTTCGGTTCGGAAACGAACGCCGCCGCCACTGTTGCCGGTCTGGTCGTTGATGGCATAGTCGACTGCATGGGCGCCTTGCATGGCTGCAAGAAATAATAGCAGGCAGGTGAAAAGCAAGGTGTCGGCCATGATTGTTTCACTAACTCTTAAATAAACCATGTTTCCTTTTTAGCTTTCAGAGGGTTTCTTTCCTTTTTGCCAGAAATGCATTGCTGCCTATGGTTTATATAAGAACTTGGCCGGCAGCCTACGTTCaactttttcattaaaatttatttatatttactctTTTGAAAAGTTTAACTTTGACTAAGCCTTATTTAAGTCAACATTGATGATGCAACTATTTCGaatcttttattgatttttcttttttacacAATATCTAGAATTAATAATGAATCACGATGATAATCGAACTATATCCTCTTATATGATTAACAATATTCATGCCAATCAAGttaaatttcaaccaatttattTCTAAATATTTAGTTTTAGCATATTCATATAGACCCACTTAAGTAATAGACCAATAATATTAAAGAGTAAAGGGAAGAAGTAGATTATGAGCTGCTTCCATAGCTGAAGAACAGAAATCTagaattttgataaatgtttGGTTTAGAAGTAGACGAGTCAATTTAATGCAGGCTAAGGGGGATGGTGGAAAAATTTGCTCCAAAAAACCTAGACTTGGTCAAATTTGAATAAAGAAATGCACCCATGGATTTTCATATTGTTTGTTGACTTTGACTTTGACTTTTATTGGTATGAAAACAGAACTTTACATAAAGACATGTTCCTGagtttaaatttcataaataattttttattacttcattatatataaattttgattattcaATCAATCCATACCAATTCACGAATTAACTGATTCAAAAACCCTCACTAGATCAATACTTCGACCAATTTTTTATCCAACCAGTCTAATCCGAttcaaataaaattacttaaaataagtatagctaaaatctttattttaattgattttttggtTAACAAGTAACTTAAAACTTAACAGCAATATCTAAGATTAATTATATATTAGTCATAGTATGTAATTTGTATCAGATAAGgttgaaaaattatttatttaaaaaacactatttcatataaaatattttgaaaattgttttaagattaataaaaaattatgatatatattattttcaaagagaaattttaaatttaaactttggaaataattttatCGAAAAGAATAATTACGGATTTTGAAAAGATCAATTTTTATAACCCGCATATATGATcacattaaaaaaagaaagaaaaaagaacatgaaaattcaaaataaaataaatgtatgatcACAGTGTTGGCCTTCCCGAAGTAAATGTGTTAGGCACATAAACTTTGGTACAAAAATTTTGATAGCTTCAAGTTACGTTTGAAAGGGTAATTATGACTAAACCAATTGATGtaaaaaatatgttataaaatgttAGAATGTcctgtttaaaaaattaaatgaatttaaatttattatataaaatattatctcAATTGATATGAGTAATGCTGTCGATGCAGGAGGACGTGAGATTGAGCgcgttgaagtgcattatcctcccaTTTATGGATTAGAGAGATATTATAAGTAGTTCAAGGTATTGTATCAAAAGAGCACATATATATACtatcaaaacttataatgagattgttcaagaaaatatttataaataattaatataagttATTCGTAAAATCTAATTTGATtatataaaaagtattttaaatattaaaattacatataggcataattcttataaattaataaaaattcataattgatagaataattaactcaaataaaaagaattaatatATCACTCTTTCttcatgtcattattattattattatcctaATGAGATAATTAAGCCTTGCATTAAATTTGTATTCAATTGAACTTTTGTCGTtaactaaaataatcaattatCCCCTCCGTCAATGGTTTCAATCATTTACCACGTTGACTGTTAAAATATATTGGCAAACCAATCTAATGGTGACACGTGACAACTTTttgtttaatctaatattttctcataaaaataataaaaaattataaatatcagaaaatatctaaaatataaaaatgattaaatataaaaaatatatgaaaattgatataaacttataaatattataaaaataaatttctaaaaaattctaaaaaatatataaaattaataaaatatatttaaaattttataaaaaaacatattaaatttctataaaatcataaaaagtattaaaattattaaaattatataaaattataaaaattataaaaaaatcataaaaacttaaaatgaacCAAATCAGTCTGTTAGACCAATTAGACCAAAATCGACAAAGGTATCGATCTAAAGAAAGTCATTAGACCAGTTTACTTGGGAACCAAATGGTTGAactaattcttttttattttattttttatttaattgaactggATGAGTCACTCAATTTGACAAATTGGTGGCCTGATCAGTTCGACCACTGATCCAATTTTGAAAATCTTGGTTAGAATATTTCATTAGGACATATGCTAATagttagatattaaaattttagttcgataaaaaaaacatttaaaaataaaaaatcgattcAACCGCCCGATTCCCATATCAACAGGTCTAACAGCTTTCCACGGACTAGTACTTTTGTTGATTTCAGGCTAACAAATCagttcaaatttttatgattttttttataatttttataagttgatatcaatttaaatatttttttttattttttaagacttctaatacattttttaagttttactaattttatttttttataatttattatatttttataatatttacaagtttttttataattttaataaatttttattctttttaaatttttattttttacaattttaatgagttttaatcatttttatgataaaatattagattaaaataaaagttgCTACATGTCACCATTTGATTAGTTCGCCAATTTATTTTAACAGTTAACATGGTCCATGATAGAAATTGTTAACAGAaagacttaattaattattttaattaacgaAAGAGACttaattgaatatgaatttaatacaatagcttaattgattttttttatattttcttaaagaCTTTCTTAACACATAAggcaaaatataaataataatttataataaccAATGTTAACATTATAGCACATGAAATATTGTAAACTTTAAATACttgtaaataattaatataaattgatTGTAAAATTcgataatttataatttataatttatataaatggcaaataattttaaaaaattaaaatttggagaaaaaaattgatttttctaactttttagtTTAGCTTAAAAATTAGTTCAAACTCAAAAAAACTAGTTGTTTA
This region includes:
- the LOC107918566 gene encoding uncharacterized protein — translated: MVYLRVSETIMADTLLFTCLLLFLAAMQGAHAVDYAINDQTGNSGGGVRFRTEIGAQSSLQTMSSATDFIWDIFQQTNPSDRKNVPKVTLFIENGDGVAFSINNEIHVNANYLGNYTGDLRKEFNGVLYHEMTHIWQWNGNGQTPGGLIEGIADFVRLKANYIPSHWVKPGQGDRWDQGYDVTARFLEYCDGLRNGFVAELNKKMRSGYNAGFFVELLGKTVDQLWSDYKAKYGN